A region of Paenibacillus sp. JNUCC-31 DNA encodes the following proteins:
- a CDS encoding cation-translocating P-type ATPase — MQHYRHSAEETLQDVQSSNNGLTTSEAEKRLETEGYNELKGKAATPIWKLFLENFKDPMVIVLLIAAAVQIVLGHLIESLIIILVILLNAVISVVQTKKAESSLDALRQMSAPEAKVIRDGQKKTIPARELVPGDIVLLDAGDYVPADGRILESGSLRINEGMLTGESEAAEKHADAIPEEAPIGDRRNMAFSGSLVVYGRGTLVITGTALKTEIGKIAELIENAEAKETPLQRKLESFSKKLGFFILGLSILIFAIEAGRVWLTEGTENIGPSIVNALMFAVAVAVAAIPEALSSIVTIVLSLGTNKMAKQHAIIRRLPAVEALGSASIICTDKTGTLTQNKMTVVDYYIPQGTKDKFPDDPKQWSEEERRLLHIAVLCNDSNINQEGKELGDPTEVALIAFSNRVNKDYNEIRDQFPREAELPFDSDRKLMSTVHTFEGQTALLTKGGPDVLFSRCSHVFMNGEVQPLTPEIRTQFEEKNEAFSKRAFRVLAYAYKKFDDKNQVTLEDEHDLTLVGLTAMIDPPREAVYGSIEESKKAGIRTIMITGDHKTTAQAIGIDIGLAGPDDLALTGAELDKLSDEELDQQLEHISVYARVSPENKIRIVRAWQRKGKVAAMTGDGVNDAPALKQADIGVAMGSGTDVAKDAAAMILTDDNFVSIVNAVSVGRMVFDNIKKAIAYLFAGNLGAIIAILFALVVGWVNPFTALQLLFINLVNDSLPAIALGTEKAEPDVMRRKPRDINEGIFAGGTLQAVITRGVLIGVAVIVSQYIGLGISEEMSVAMAFTTLILARSLQTFAARSNTQTIFQVGFTTNKYVLGSILVCLCLYGITLIPGVRSIFAIPSAFGWNEFLIAGGLALAAVILMDIIKWIRNRGKQTSAA; from the coding sequence TTGCAACATTACAGACACAGTGCAGAGGAAACACTTCAGGACGTACAGAGTTCCAATAACGGACTCACAACCTCCGAAGCTGAGAAGAGACTGGAGACAGAAGGATATAACGAGTTAAAAGGAAAAGCGGCAACACCCATCTGGAAGCTGTTTCTTGAAAATTTTAAAGATCCCATGGTCATCGTGCTGCTTATCGCAGCCGCTGTTCAAATTGTGCTTGGGCACCTGATTGAATCGCTAATCATTATTCTCGTCATACTGTTAAATGCGGTAATCAGTGTTGTACAGACCAAAAAGGCCGAAAGTTCTCTGGATGCACTCCGGCAAATGTCTGCTCCTGAAGCTAAAGTCATTCGAGACGGACAGAAAAAAACAATTCCCGCGCGGGAACTCGTTCCCGGCGATATCGTCCTGCTGGACGCTGGTGATTATGTCCCGGCAGATGGCCGCATTTTGGAATCAGGCAGCTTGCGAATCAACGAGGGCATGCTGACAGGAGAATCCGAAGCAGCAGAGAAACACGCAGATGCCATCCCGGAAGAAGCTCCAATCGGGGATCGCCGCAATATGGCATTCAGTGGATCACTGGTGGTGTATGGTCGGGGTACGCTCGTCATTACGGGTACAGCGCTGAAAACGGAAATCGGCAAGATTGCCGAATTGATTGAAAATGCAGAAGCGAAGGAAACCCCGCTGCAACGGAAATTGGAATCGTTTAGTAAGAAGCTGGGCTTTTTCATTCTGGGCTTGTCCATTCTCATTTTTGCCATCGAAGCAGGACGAGTCTGGTTAACCGAAGGAACGGAAAATATTGGCCCATCCATCGTCAATGCGTTGATGTTCGCTGTGGCCGTCGCTGTCGCCGCCATCCCTGAAGCCCTTTCCTCCATAGTGACGATTGTATTGTCCCTGGGAACGAATAAAATGGCCAAGCAGCACGCCATCATCAGACGTCTTCCTGCCGTGGAAGCCTTGGGTTCTGCCAGCATTATCTGTACCGACAAAACAGGAACGCTTACTCAAAACAAGATGACTGTGGTTGACTATTATATTCCCCAGGGCACCAAAGACAAATTCCCGGATGATCCCAAACAGTGGTCTGAAGAGGAGCGCCGATTGTTACATATTGCAGTACTCTGCAATGATTCGAATATTAACCAGGAAGGCAAGGAACTCGGTGATCCCACCGAGGTGGCGCTCATTGCCTTCAGTAACCGGGTGAACAAGGATTACAATGAAATTCGTGACCAGTTTCCGCGTGAAGCCGAGCTTCCTTTTGACTCGGATCGGAAATTGATGAGTACCGTGCATACATTTGAAGGACAGACGGCTTTGCTGACCAAAGGTGGCCCGGATGTCCTGTTCAGTCGCTGCAGTCATGTGTTTATGAACGGAGAAGTTCAGCCATTGACACCTGAGATTCGCACGCAGTTTGAAGAAAAGAACGAAGCGTTCTCCAAACGTGCCTTCCGTGTGCTGGCTTACGCCTACAAAAAATTTGATGACAAAAATCAGGTCACGCTAGAGGACGAACATGATCTGACACTCGTTGGTCTGACAGCCATGATTGATCCACCGCGTGAAGCGGTATATGGTTCCATCGAAGAATCCAAGAAGGCGGGCATTCGCACGATCATGATCACCGGCGATCATAAAACAACAGCCCAGGCCATCGGTATTGATATCGGGCTTGCCGGCCCGGATGATCTGGCTCTTACCGGAGCAGAGCTGGACAAACTGTCGGATGAAGAGCTCGATCAGCAGCTCGAACATATCTCGGTGTATGCACGCGTCTCTCCTGAAAATAAAATCCGCATTGTGCGCGCATGGCAGCGCAAAGGTAAAGTTGCAGCCATGACCGGTGATGGTGTCAACGACGCCCCTGCACTGAAACAGGCCGATATCGGTGTAGCGATGGGCAGCGGGACAGATGTCGCAAAAGATGCGGCAGCCATGATTTTGACGGATGATAACTTTGTATCCATTGTGAATGCCGTCAGTGTGGGGCGCATGGTGTTTGATAATATCAAAAAAGCCATTGCTTACCTGTTTGCAGGAAATCTGGGTGCGATTATTGCCATATTATTTGCACTTGTGGTCGGTTGGGTGAACCCCTTTACAGCCCTGCAGCTGCTCTTCATCAATCTGGTGAATGACTCCCTGCCTGCCATTGCACTGGGTACCGAAAAAGCTGAACCGGATGTCATGCGGCGCAAACCGCGGGATATTAACGAAGGCATCTTTGCCGGCGGAACGTTGCAGGCTGTTATCACACGTGGTGTTCTAATCGGGGTGGCTGTCATCGTGTCCCAATATATTGGACTTGGGATCTCGGAAGAAATGAGTGTGGCGATGGCCTTTACGACCCTGATTCTGGCACGGAGTCTGCAAACATTTGCAGCGCGCTCCAATACACAGACAATATTCCAGGTGGGATTCACCACCAATAAATATGTTCTTGGCTCCATCCTGGTTTGTCTCTGCCTATATGGAATCACACTGATCCCTGGGGTTCGCAGCATCTTCGCCATCCCTTCTGCGTTTGGCTGGAACGAATTTCTCATCGCAGGAGGACTCGCTCTCGCCGCGGTCATTCTGATGGACATCATCAAATGGATTCGCAATCGTGGCAAACAAACCAGTGCAGCTTAA
- the hcp gene encoding hydroxylamine reductase codes for MFCYQCEQTPSGGCTVVGVCGKNETIASLQDTMIFALKGIAAYATHARQLGYHDPEVDRITHEALYMTLTNSNFNVQEHLDMAMKVGNAAIRIMDVLDRAHTDRFGIPQPITVSQNRIEGQCIVVTGHNLYALEELLRQTEGKGINVYTHSEMLPAHGYPALKKYAHLKGNIGKAWYDQRRLFEQFPGAILATTNCVMPIKGTYADRFFSYEVAGLEGVAKIMDDDFSPLIERALSLPAADIQSEQVLTTGYHHETVIGLAPEIIQAVKDRHIRRFFVIAGCDAPGKGGNYYRELATSLPNDTVILTTSCGKFRFNDVDYGTVGDTGIPRYIDLGQCNNSGSTVKIAMALADAFGCTVNELPVSIVLSWFEQKAVAILLGLFSLGIQDIRIGPKPPEFISAGVLDVLVDMFGLKLITTAEEDMNAMLALS; via the coding sequence ATGTTTTGTTACCAGTGTGAACAGACGCCTAGCGGCGGGTGTACCGTGGTTGGCGTATGCGGCAAAAATGAAACGATCGCCAGCTTGCAGGATACGATGATTTTTGCGCTAAAAGGAATCGCTGCCTATGCAACACATGCGCGGCAGCTCGGCTATCACGATCCTGAGGTCGATCGCATTACACATGAGGCTTTGTATATGACGTTAACCAATTCCAATTTTAATGTGCAGGAACATCTGGATATGGCTATGAAAGTAGGGAATGCAGCGATTCGTATTATGGATGTACTGGATCGTGCGCATACAGACCGTTTTGGTATTCCTCAGCCGATAACGGTTAGCCAGAACCGGATCGAAGGACAGTGCATTGTGGTAACAGGACATAATCTCTATGCACTGGAAGAACTGTTACGCCAAACGGAAGGAAAGGGCATCAACGTTTATACTCATTCGGAAATGTTACCCGCCCATGGATATCCGGCCCTGAAGAAATATGCTCATTTGAAAGGCAATATCGGTAAAGCCTGGTACGATCAACGCAGACTGTTCGAGCAGTTTCCAGGTGCCATTCTTGCAACGACCAACTGTGTCATGCCGATTAAGGGAACGTATGCAGATCGCTTTTTCTCGTACGAAGTGGCTGGTTTGGAGGGGGTTGCCAAGATTATGGATGATGACTTCTCCCCCCTGATTGAACGTGCGTTATCATTGCCTGCGGCTGATATCCAGTCCGAGCAAGTGTTAACCACCGGATACCATCATGAGACGGTGATCGGACTTGCCCCCGAGATTATTCAGGCGGTAAAGGATAGACATATCCGTCGTTTCTTCGTTATTGCAGGCTGCGATGCACCGGGCAAAGGCGGCAATTACTATCGTGAGTTGGCTACATCGTTGCCGAATGATACGGTAATTCTGACCACATCCTGCGGCAAATTCCGCTTCAATGATGTGGATTACGGTACAGTTGGGGATACGGGCATTCCGCGTTATATCGATCTGGGGCAATGCAACAACTCCGGTTCCACGGTGAAAATTGCAATGGCCTTAGCGGATGCTTTTGGCTGTACGGTGAACGAATTGCCGGTCAGCATTGTCCTGTCCTGGTTTGAGCAAAAAGCAGTTGCCATCCTGCTCGGCTTGTTTAGTCTCGGCATTCAGGACATTCGTATTGGACCAAAACCGCCGGAGTTTATATCGGCTGGTGTGCTGGATGTACTCGTGGATATGTTCGGCCTGAAGCTGATCACAACGGCAGAGGAAGATATGAACGCCATGCTGGCGTTGTCGTAA
- a CDS encoding MFS transporter, producing the protein MPLWTCCLFIVVMNTTMFNVSLPVIIHDLQITSDLGSWVISSYSIGYALSTVIYSRLSDRIPVRKLLTVGLLILGLSSLLGLFAHRFAILLMTRILQSAGAGVMAGLGLVIASRYIPVERRGAAIALISSGSAMAFGLGPIVGGLISEYWGWNGLFAITVLVLLALPVLLYFLPRETAKPENPFDMIGAALTVINATTLLVAITQQSWLWLAIGVISLVVHIVYIRKASLPFVNPHVFRTPGFTRLMTIGFCVLVVNLGNLFLMPLVLADLFGRSSLAIGLLIAPGAIVSAFCTRFVGRWIDRYGNMRFLMIGHILLAAVLALFMLGLNQSALIITGGYLFFSPALSASIASLNNEASRVLPKAHIGSGMGLLQLIQFFGGSVSVAVCGLLLHGIPGVPVEDAYHVVYGCLFLVCLVSLVIVIWHNKAAQSTSTVTMTGTR; encoded by the coding sequence ATGCCTCTCTGGACGTGCTGCCTGTTCATCGTTGTGATGAACACCACCATGTTTAACGTCTCTTTACCCGTTATTATTCACGATCTTCAGATTACATCTGACCTGGGGTCCTGGGTCATTTCTAGCTACTCCATTGGTTATGCCTTGTCGACGGTGATTTACAGTCGATTGTCTGACCGTATTCCGGTGCGCAAGCTGCTGACGGTGGGCCTGCTGATTCTGGGTCTATCTTCATTGCTCGGATTATTTGCACACCGTTTTGCCATCCTGCTGATGACACGCATTCTGCAATCTGCGGGTGCAGGAGTTATGGCCGGTTTGGGGCTTGTTATCGCGAGCCGTTACATCCCGGTGGAGCGACGTGGAGCTGCTATCGCATTAATCTCGTCAGGCAGTGCCATGGCGTTTGGGCTTGGCCCCATTGTGGGTGGACTCATTAGTGAGTACTGGGGCTGGAATGGACTTTTTGCCATAACGGTGCTTGTCCTGCTTGCACTACCAGTACTGCTCTATTTTCTACCACGTGAAACGGCCAAGCCGGAGAATCCTTTTGATATGATCGGTGCAGCATTAACCGTCATTAATGCAACCACCCTGTTGGTTGCCATCACCCAGCAATCATGGCTGTGGTTGGCCATTGGTGTCATTTCACTTGTTGTGCACATCGTTTATATTCGCAAGGCGAGCCTTCCCTTTGTAAATCCACATGTATTCCGAACACCAGGATTTACCCGGCTAATGACCATCGGTTTCTGTGTTCTGGTCGTAAATCTGGGCAATCTGTTCCTGATGCCGCTAGTACTTGCTGATCTGTTTGGACGCTCGTCACTCGCTATTGGTTTGCTGATTGCTCCTGGAGCCATCGTCTCGGCATTCTGTACCCGTTTTGTAGGTCGCTGGATCGACCGTTACGGCAATATGCGTTTTCTGATGATCGGGCACATTTTACTTGCCGCAGTGCTTGCTCTGTTTATGCTGGGACTGAATCAGTCTGCTCTAATTATCACCGGAGGTTATCTCTTCTTCTCCCCGGCTCTCTCCGCCTCGATCGCTTCGCTGAATAACGAGGCATCTCGGGTGCTGCCCAAAGCGCACATCGGTTCCGGCATGGGCTTGTTACAGTTGATCCAGTTTTTTGGCGGTTCGGTATCCGTAGCTGTCTGCGGGTTGCTGCTTCACGGCATTCCGGGCGTTCCGGTAGAGGATGCCTATCATGTTGTATATGGATGCCTATTCTTGGTCTGTCTGGTCTCGTTAGTGATCGTGATCTGGCATAACAAAGCTGCACAATCGACTTCCACGGTTACGATGACCGGGACTAGATAG
- a CDS encoding SMI1/KNR4 family protein has product MQIDNIQNHYGIVFPHEYVEFQREADGQAFDVIENGEVIDWEIRFSALDEQFIVNNINLVDNVNPDPRRIIPFAWSVSSGNNYLLDYRKNSESPAVLVMVHEEAMVREDAESESETPEEAQQLLEENVREIAANFNAFIACLKARSSDQTE; this is encoded by the coding sequence ATGCAAATCGATAACATTCAGAATCATTACGGCATTGTGTTTCCGCACGAATATGTGGAGTTTCAACGGGAGGCCGATGGTCAAGCATTTGATGTGATTGAAAATGGAGAGGTCATCGATTGGGAGATTCGTTTCTCTGCACTCGATGAGCAGTTCATTGTGAATAACATCAATCTGGTAGACAATGTGAATCCCGATCCACGCCGAATCATTCCATTTGCTTGGAGTGTCAGCAGCGGCAACAACTATTTACTGGATTACCGAAAGAACTCGGAATCTCCTGCTGTCCTGGTTATGGTTCATGAAGAAGCGATGGTGCGCGAAGATGCCGAGAGTGAATCGGAGACGCCGGAGGAAGCCCAGCAACTGCTGGAGGAAAATGTACGAGAGATCGCTGCCAATTTCAATGCATTCATAGCTTGTTTGAAAGCCAGATCGAGTGATCAAACAGAATGA
- a CDS encoding DUF2625 family protein: protein MHTLSANELVDRENHAWEELKELLDQGQNKYTYVPAQREAGEDALYRLQISTKSYLGAVAYETAGILLDDGWITLLGSGGANIFGSLTGWNGVADKPSVPALEGMMIVAYDAAGGFFGMDMGKYGRTGHVYYFAPDTLEWESTELAYSGFINWLANGDLEQYYQTFRWKGWQNDMGQLQTGQVFAYFPPLWTEEGGGESSSKAPVAVEEAWKAALAGK from the coding sequence ATGCATACATTATCTGCAAATGAATTAGTGGATCGGGAGAATCACGCCTGGGAGGAACTCAAGGAACTGCTGGACCAAGGACAAAATAAATACACTTATGTTCCTGCACAGCGAGAGGCCGGAGAGGATGCGCTCTATCGTCTTCAGATCAGCACCAAATCCTATTTGGGAGCCGTAGCCTATGAGACAGCGGGCATCCTGCTGGATGATGGCTGGATTACATTGCTTGGATCGGGCGGTGCCAATATATTCGGGAGTCTGACCGGTTGGAATGGTGTGGCTGACAAACCTAGTGTACCAGCACTGGAAGGCATGATGATTGTCGCCTACGATGCGGCGGGTGGATTTTTCGGAATGGATATGGGCAAGTATGGCCGTACAGGACATGTATACTATTTTGCCCCCGATACACTGGAATGGGAATCGACAGAACTGGCTTATTCGGGCTTCATCAACTGGTTGGCCAATGGTGATCTGGAGCAGTATTATCAGACCTTTCGCTGGAAAGGCTGGCAGAATGACATGGGACAGCTTCAGACAGGACAAGTATTTGCGTATTTTCCACCGCTGTGGACGGAGGAGGGCGGCGGAGAGAGCAGCAGCAAAGCTCCTGTAGCGGTGGAGGAAGCCTGGAAGGCAGCATTGGCTGGGAAATGA